One region of Haloprofundus salilacus genomic DNA includes:
- a CDS encoding PadR family transcriptional regulator, with protein sequence MNDLSGFQRDLLYVIAGFDQPSGQDVKDELEQYVDGEINHGQLYPNLDTLVNKAYVEKGPIDRRTNYYAITEKGREALRERRGWEDHYTAIEA encoded by the coding sequence ATGAACGACTTGAGTGGATTCCAACGCGACCTCCTCTACGTCATCGCGGGGTTCGACCAACCGTCAGGACAAGACGTCAAAGACGAACTCGAACAGTACGTCGACGGCGAAATCAACCATGGACAGCTCTACCCAAACCTCGACACGCTCGTCAACAAAGCGTACGTCGAGAAGGGACCAATCGACCGTCGAACCAACTACTATGCGATCACAGAGAAGGGACGAGAGGCACTCCGTGAGCGGCGAGGATGGGAAGACCACTACACGGCGATTGAGGCGTAA
- a CDS encoding DUF7342 family protein, whose translation MEEPRDELKANPNERGEKPDFDALTPPEDIVRGERTRDDFFDAVLALDRPTPADEIADLAGHGVDAAREYLKWFERMGIVTRVTKSPATYERNDEYLRWRRVQKLRKRYTSDELLGLLEDEAERDQSYVAEFEIESPERVSISQYAIETDRSLEDVWEDLSMWKTTRRRITLLEQALSGSDGSVDQRSTA comes from the coding sequence ATGGAAGAGCCACGCGACGAACTGAAGGCCAACCCCAACGAGCGTGGTGAAAAACCAGATTTCGATGCCTTAACACCACCCGAGGATATTGTCCGCGGCGAACGCACACGCGACGATTTCTTCGATGCAGTCCTCGCACTCGATCGTCCTACGCCTGCCGACGAAATTGCTGACCTCGCTGGCCATGGAGTAGACGCCGCGCGTGAATACCTGAAGTGGTTTGAGCGAATGGGGATTGTCACACGAGTCACGAAGTCGCCAGCGACGTACGAGCGCAACGACGAATACCTCCGATGGCGACGTGTCCAGAAACTTCGCAAGCGATACACGAGTGACGAATTACTCGGACTTCTCGAAGACGAGGCGGAGCGTGACCAATCGTACGTAGCTGAATTCGAGATTGAGTCTCCAGAAAGAGTCTCTATTTCGCAGTATGCGATTGAGACCGATCGCTCACTTGAGGACGTCTGGGAAGACCTCTCGATGTGGAAGACGACGCGGCGTCGTATCACGCTTCTTGAACAGGCGTTGTCTGGTTCTGACGGCTCAGTCGATCAGCGTAGCACCGCATGA
- a CDS encoding lamin tail domain-containing protein — MKRRALLTLSGTVLTGLAGCSETLSFDSSRSAEAVTVKQPGCSPYEADRIVTPSEETLVVHYDVSGSLSGDFDQWEETITLQNTGDLPIELTDYTIQFETGQDFTFDGLTLIPSASVILVTFGNPGIPTTTTCPKYDYVRQVGLVEPLLQDRTTRVSVLAPDGDHLFRKQIELEG, encoded by the coding sequence ATGAAACGCCGTGCCCTCCTCACTCTCTCGGGGACCGTACTCACCGGTCTCGCAGGCTGTTCCGAGACGCTCTCCTTCGATTCGAGCAGATCGGCGGAGGCAGTCACCGTCAAGCAACCCGGTTGCTCGCCGTATGAGGCAGACCGGATTGTGACACCTTCCGAGGAAACGCTGGTAGTCCATTATGATGTCTCGGGGTCGCTTTCTGGTGACTTCGACCAGTGGGAGGAGACGATTACGCTCCAGAATACTGGAGACTTACCGATCGAATTGACGGACTACACAATACAGTTTGAAACCGGCCAGGATTTCACGTTCGATGGCTTGACGCTCATCCCGAGCGCAAGTGTCATATTGGTCACCTTCGGGAATCCCGGGATACCGACAACGACCACTTGTCCAAAGTACGACTACGTACGGCAGGTTGGCCTCGTCGAACCGCTCTTACAGGACCGAACAACGCGCGTATCCGTCCTTGCTCCAGACGGTGATCATCTCTTCAGAAAACAAATTGAGTTAGAGGGATAG
- a CDS encoding DUF1428 domain-containing protein, protein MERYVDGFVIPISNDNLDAYRDMASEAGKLWIEHGALEYFEGIGDDMEPDMGDMPMVTFPELAETGDDETVVFSFIVFESREHRDEVNAKVMEDPAMDTENYDEEMPFDPERMAYGGFRSIVSYED, encoded by the coding sequence ATGGAACGATACGTCGATGGATTCGTCATCCCAATCTCGAACGATAATCTCGATGCGTATCGCGATATGGCTAGTGAGGCCGGAAAGCTCTGGATCGAACACGGCGCTCTCGAGTATTTTGAGGGGATCGGAGACGATATGGAGCCCGACATGGGCGACATGCCGATGGTGACCTTCCCAGAGCTCGCCGAAACCGGAGACGACGAAACGGTCGTGTTCTCATTTATTGTGTTCGAGTCGCGCGAACACCGCGACGAGGTGAACGCGAAGGTGATGGAAGATCCCGCGATGGACACGGAAAATTACGATGAGGAGATGCCCTTCGACCCGGAACGCATGGCGTATGGCGGCTTCCGCTCCATCGTCAGTTACGAGGACTGA
- a CDS encoding hemolysin family protein, with the protein MHSYGHAPIERQYFPEAPMVNVALSAAQIVLALFLVVLNGFFVAAEFAFVRIRGTSVDQLVEEKRPGSGTLQEVMTNLDNYLATTQLGITIASLGLGWVGEPAVAALIEPVLESVLPANLIHLVAFAIGFSIITFLHVVFGELAPKTLAIAKTERLSLFLAPPMKLFYYILYPGIVVFNGAANAFTRSLGVPPASETDETLGERELLRVLTQSGEGGNIDVAEVTMIERVFDLDDTVVREVMVPRPDVVSVPADVTLSELHSIVFEAGHTRYPVLDANDGDQVVGFVDVKEVLRAEVDDGDAEIVGDIAREILIVPETMAISDLLIQFREDRQQMAAVIDEWGAFEGIATVEDIVEALVGDLRDGFDLDEREPSIRRRDDGGYDIDGGVHLSNVNNTLAGDFESEEVETIGGLVLGQLNRAPEPGDRVDIDGHVVEVTSVEGTRISTVWVHEKDPDDPAVD; encoded by the coding sequence ATGCATAGCTATGGACACGCTCCAATCGAACGGCAATACTTTCCGGAGGCACCGATGGTAAACGTCGCGCTTTCAGCGGCACAAATCGTCTTAGCGCTGTTTCTCGTGGTGCTCAATGGCTTTTTTGTCGCTGCAGAGTTCGCCTTCGTTCGGATTCGGGGGACATCAGTTGACCAGCTCGTTGAGGAGAAGCGGCCCGGCTCGGGGACGCTCCAAGAAGTGATGACGAATCTCGACAACTACCTCGCCACAACGCAACTCGGTATCACCATCGCATCCCTCGGGTTGGGATGGGTCGGCGAACCCGCAGTGGCGGCGCTCATCGAACCCGTACTGGAATCGGTTCTCCCGGCGAATCTCATCCATCTCGTTGCGTTCGCAATCGGTTTTAGTATCATCACGTTTCTCCACGTCGTCTTCGGTGAGCTCGCGCCGAAGACGCTCGCAATCGCCAAGACCGAGCGGCTCTCGCTGTTCCTCGCCCCGCCGATGAAGCTCTTCTATTACATACTCTATCCGGGAATTGTGGTCTTCAACGGGGCAGCCAACGCGTTTACGCGGTCGCTCGGTGTGCCGCCCGCTTCCGAAACGGATGAAACACTCGGCGAGCGGGAGCTCCTTCGGGTACTAACGCAATCCGGCGAGGGAGGGAACATCGACGTGGCAGAAGTGACGATGATCGAGCGCGTCTTCGATCTTGACGACACCGTGGTGCGAGAGGTCATGGTCCCACGCCCGGACGTGGTGAGCGTTCCTGCAGATGTCACGCTATCCGAGCTTCATTCGATCGTCTTCGAGGCCGGTCACACGCGCTATCCGGTTCTTGATGCCAACGACGGCGATCAAGTGGTCGGATTCGTGGATGTCAAGGAAGTGCTGCGCGCAGAGGTGGACGATGGGGATGCCGAGATAGTCGGTGACATCGCCCGCGAGATTCTCATCGTCCCGGAGACAATGGCAATTAGCGATCTCCTGATACAGTTCAGAGAGGATCGCCAGCAGATGGCCGCAGTCATCGACGAGTGGGGAGCGTTCGAGGGGATTGCAACGGTTGAAGACATCGTTGAGGCCCTCGTCGGAGACCTTCGAGACGGATTTGATCTCGATGAGCGCGAACCCTCGATACGTCGGCGCGACGATGGGGGGTACGACATTGACGGAGGAGTCCACTTGTCGAACGTTAACAATACTCTGGCTGGGGACTTCGAAAGCGAGGAGGTCGAAACGATCGGTGGACTGGTGCTCGGGCAACTCAACCGCGCGCCAGAACCTGGCGACCGCGTCGATATCGACGGTCACGTCGTTGAGGTAACGAGCGTCGAGGGGACCCGAATTTCGACGGTATGGGTCCATGAAAAAGATCCCGATGATCCAGCGGTGGACTGA
- a CDS encoding DUF4177 domain-containing protein produces MSESKVTRWEYETLRPPRDETQKEAEDPKAELNQLGAEGWEFVETIDYEGGGTKYLVFKRPTQSDEPV; encoded by the coding sequence ATGTCCGAATCAAAAGTGACCCGCTGGGAGTACGAGACGCTTCGCCCACCGCGCGATGAGACCCAAAAAGAAGCAGAGGATCCGAAAGCAGAGTTGAATCAACTCGGTGCAGAGGGCTGGGAGTTTGTGGAGACGATCGACTACGAAGGAGGCGGCACCAAGTACCTCGTTTTCAAGCGACCTACCCAATCGGATGAGCCAGTATGA
- a CDS encoding DUF4177 domain-containing protein — translation MSGEADYEYKVVNAPTSLLWFRIKRDATERLLNDLAADGWELDEVVVNWWGGAELFLRRSR, via the coding sequence ATGAGCGGCGAAGCTGACTACGAGTACAAGGTCGTCAACGCTCCGACCAGCCTTCTGTGGTTCCGAATCAAGCGCGATGCGACCGAGCGATTGTTGAACGACCTCGCGGCGGACGGATGGGAACTTGACGAGGTCGTCGTCAACTGGTGGGGCGGTGCCGAACTGTTCCTCCGACGTTCCCGCTGA
- a CDS encoding RidA family protein, with protein sequence MARRVIEPKNLADTTPHHFSPAIVADGAFYISGQVGTDEDGNYVGNDVESQTRQAFENVETILQSVDRELEDIVKITSYIVDIRDHYEAFQSVYREVFSTEPFPCHTAIGVESLASETPLVELEVEVPIDEEP encoded by the coding sequence ATGGCACGGAGAGTTATCGAGCCAAAAAACCTAGCCGACACAACGCCGCATCACTTCAGCCCTGCAATCGTCGCCGACGGGGCGTTCTACATATCGGGACAGGTCGGGACGGACGAAGACGGGAACTACGTCGGCAACGATGTCGAGTCACAGACTCGGCAGGCATTCGAGAACGTCGAGACGATTCTTCAAAGTGTGGACAGGGAACTCGAGGACATTGTCAAAATCACGAGCTATATCGTCGATATTAGGGACCACTACGAGGCGTTTCAGTCAGTGTATCGAGAGGTTTTTTCGACCGAGCCTTTTCCCTGCCACACCGCCATCGGTGTCGAGAGCCTCGCGAGCGAAACACCCCTAGTAGAACTGGAGGTAGAAGTTCCTATTGACGAAGAACCGTGA
- a CDS encoding ATP-binding protein codes for MLISDGNGETTLTYLFGVDDPEATDALERVLRGLFPDSYELTRTTRTADEFKARWSGSDSADESADDSDCIAAVEYEACVERPKDWQTRLTPFSEFETSDSNHSQTHTRIPLAAIIETMAASDCPIIYQTLLRPKPDWTAAADVRRKALETYQDTLGGKLSTAVFGAPDDLPIPQSDETRLDELAVRETHRSFDVNARIAVIARDDSSNSNVTATAHELASVFAAVSRTSYELTGRVLSGQTARNVLSEMCERTFHPPTYTAFTNRLPWRTPRSQGIVADASELPNFFAVSGTALTAAGVRALAPTPRERTALARPPTDLLAHYRGPGMLLGNPLTQDGTPATESLVLPPSLQPLHVGWFGRTGAGKSTSTINALLHNHAATAGADILIDPKGDGMTIDYLQAHYATYGTLENVHYFDCADVLPAFSFFDIRDELEAGVPRTTAVEDTVDHYIEILSQIMGKDRFEQAVRSPDIIRYLTKAMFDPVSGCDAFSHRDLHTAVRQMHERQAAPAVSDGDLERMLAGVVANRPRSFDEIMQGVANRIEKIPLDQRLARIFNHVATDDPDTPAFDLAHYLNEHVVIIFDTGDLRSEAQRVLTLVILSNLWTALRRRSKRSKNSKQPLVNLYIEEAASIAVSDLFKQLLAQSRSFDCSVTLSMQFPAQLRAYGDDVYDEVLNNISTFITGNVPVDRRLAERLATDDMDAQAVGNRLRALRRGQWLVSLPAGFDDPEPRPFLVRSAAPPPGDPAGDDPFTDTELQAFEDVMMTVRERTMHHSGLTLTLPNTVTPDEGDAETSADTETDTDGDESPLPQQRVDSALPYTNRMPPTVRYSPSIHALRCTECHNRYDPTTEGMQRAIACCSSLQDIDRDDVPICEVNLKLTPEERAVSACTDTQLLFLQAVYNAQQLRYDPLEYDLLHDSMLRLQEYVAIESEAVESLIEDGLLRHDTDHPHRLYSVTPAGRNEIGESYRQGVDYGHSTGDLEESSQHVRAIEVARQHLIEAYLENPESSVVEVVPYYDIDDRRRLDIAGLDADGTIVVAVEAERVNHDNRRAAPEDFDKIADCNVDDAIWVVMTQSAGHAVLQALNDPLEGDPRVEKTYAKTTPPQQFRIDTPGLTAMYPVEWLRDQSRVNK; via the coding sequence TTGCTCATCTCCGACGGAAACGGTGAGACGACTCTCACGTATCTGTTCGGCGTCGACGATCCCGAAGCGACCGACGCACTCGAACGCGTCCTCAGAGGGCTGTTCCCCGATTCATACGAACTCACACGGACGACCCGAACCGCCGATGAATTCAAAGCACGCTGGTCTGGCTCAGACTCAGCGGATGAGTCAGCCGATGATTCCGATTGCATCGCTGCTGTCGAGTACGAGGCTTGCGTCGAACGGCCCAAAGACTGGCAAACACGACTGACGCCCTTCAGCGAGTTCGAAACCAGCGACAGCAACCACAGCCAGACGCATACGCGAATCCCGCTTGCAGCCATCATCGAGACGATGGCAGCGAGTGACTGCCCAATCATCTATCAGACACTGCTCCGCCCGAAACCCGATTGGACGGCTGCAGCCGACGTCCGGCGGAAAGCGCTCGAGACGTATCAGGACACACTCGGTGGCAAACTGTCGACTGCCGTGTTCGGCGCACCCGACGACCTCCCGATTCCACAGAGTGACGAAACCAGACTCGACGAACTCGCGGTCCGCGAAACACACCGGTCGTTCGACGTGAACGCCCGCATCGCCGTTATTGCACGCGACGACAGCAGCAATAGCAACGTCACAGCGACAGCCCACGAACTCGCCTCGGTGTTTGCGGCCGTCAGTCGGACATCGTATGAACTCACAGGACGGGTGTTGAGCGGGCAGACCGCGAGAAACGTCCTCTCGGAGATGTGTGAGCGGACGTTTCACCCACCGACATACACAGCGTTCACGAATCGGTTACCGTGGCGCACACCACGCAGTCAGGGTATCGTCGCCGACGCAAGCGAACTTCCGAACTTCTTCGCCGTCAGTGGCACTGCGCTCACCGCAGCAGGCGTCCGTGCACTCGCGCCAACTCCCAGAGAACGCACTGCACTCGCACGACCACCAACCGACCTCCTCGCTCACTACCGTGGCCCAGGAATGCTCCTCGGGAATCCGCTCACCCAAGACGGCACCCCAGCCACCGAGTCGCTCGTGCTTCCACCGAGTCTGCAGCCACTACACGTCGGCTGGTTCGGCAGGACGGGTGCGGGCAAATCCACGAGCACCATCAACGCACTCTTGCACAATCACGCCGCCACTGCGGGCGCAGACATCCTCATCGACCCGAAAGGCGACGGCATGACCATCGATTACCTCCAAGCGCACTATGCGACCTACGGCACGCTCGAGAACGTCCACTACTTTGACTGTGCGGACGTCCTCCCTGCGTTCTCGTTTTTCGATATCCGCGATGAACTCGAAGCAGGTGTTCCTCGAACCACCGCTGTCGAGGATACGGTCGACCATTACATCGAAATTCTCTCTCAAATCATGGGCAAAGACCGCTTCGAGCAAGCCGTTCGCTCCCCGGATATCATCCGGTATCTCACGAAGGCGATGTTCGACCCCGTCAGTGGGTGTGACGCCTTCTCACACCGCGACCTCCACACTGCAGTCCGACAGATGCACGAACGCCAGGCTGCTCCTGCGGTCTCCGACGGAGACCTCGAACGCATGCTCGCAGGCGTTGTCGCCAATCGCCCTCGGTCGTTCGACGAAATCATGCAGGGTGTCGCGAATCGAATCGAGAAAATCCCGCTCGATCAACGTCTCGCCCGTATCTTCAATCACGTCGCAACAGACGACCCAGACACTCCCGCGTTCGACCTCGCCCACTATTTGAACGAACACGTGGTCATCATCTTCGATACGGGTGACCTCCGCAGTGAGGCCCAGCGCGTCCTCACACTCGTCATCCTCTCGAATCTCTGGACGGCACTGCGTCGGCGCTCGAAACGCAGTAAGAACTCCAAACAGCCGCTCGTCAACCTCTATATCGAAGAGGCCGCGAGCATCGCCGTCTCCGACCTCTTCAAACAGTTACTCGCCCAATCACGCAGCTTCGACTGCTCAGTGACGCTTTCGATGCAGTTTCCCGCCCAACTGCGCGCCTATGGCGACGATGTCTACGACGAAGTGCTCAACAACATCTCCACGTTCATCACGGGTAACGTCCCTGTCGATCGCCGCCTTGCCGAACGGCTCGCTACCGACGACATGGATGCACAGGCCGTCGGAAATCGATTGCGTGCCCTTCGTCGCGGACAATGGCTCGTCAGCCTCCCTGCTGGCTTCGACGACCCTGAGCCCCGTCCGTTTCTCGTCAGGTCAGCCGCTCCGCCACCTGGCGACCCTGCAGGCGACGACCCGTTCACTGACACAGAACTGCAGGCGTTCGAGGACGTGATGATGACCGTCCGTGAGCGAACGATGCACCACTCAGGGCTGACGCTCACTCTCCCGAATACGGTCACACCCGACGAAGGCGATGCGGAGACGTCGGCTGACACAGAGACAGACACAGACGGCGATGAGTCACCACTCCCACAGCAACGAGTCGACTCTGCGCTTCCATACACGAACCGGATGCCGCCGACGGTTCGCTACAGCCCATCCATTCATGCGCTTCGCTGTACGGAATGTCACAATCGCTACGACCCGACCACCGAGGGAATGCAGCGTGCAATCGCCTGCTGCTCGTCACTACAGGACATCGACCGCGATGACGTGCCGATCTGCGAGGTAAACCTCAAGCTCACTCCAGAAGAGCGAGCCGTCTCGGCGTGCACGGATACACAGTTGCTGTTCCTCCAGGCCGTGTACAATGCCCAGCAACTGCGATACGACCCACTCGAATACGACCTGCTCCATGATTCGATGCTCCGCTTACAGGAATACGTTGCAATTGAGTCAGAAGCTGTCGAGAGCCTCATCGAGGACGGACTGCTCCGACACGATACCGACCACCCACATCGGCTCTATTCGGTTACGCCTGCTGGTCGAAACGAAATCGGTGAGAGCTACCGCCAAGGCGTCGACTACGGTCACAGCACAGGCGATCTCGAAGAGTCGAGCCAGCACGTCCGCGCCATCGAGGTGGCCCGACAGCACCTCATCGAAGCGTACCTCGAAAACCCGGAGTCGTCGGTCGTCGAAGTGGTTCCGTACTACGATATCGATGACCGCCGTCGCCTCGACATCGCAGGGCTCGATGCTGATGGCACCATCGTCGTTGCCGTCGAAGCCGAGCGAGTGAATCACGATAATCGCCGAGCCGCCCCCGAGGACTTCGACAAAATCGCCGACTGCAATGTCGACGACGCAATCTGGGTCGTCATGACCCAGTCTGCAGGCCACGCCGTACTGCAAGCGCTCAACGACCCGCTTGAGGGCGACCCACGCGTCGAGAAAACTTATGCGAAAACAACACCACCACAGCAGTTCCGCATCGACACACCCGGGTTGACGGCGATGTATCCGGTTGAGTGGTTACGCGACCAATCACGTGTGAACAAGTGA
- a CDS encoding helix-turn-helix transcriptional regulator, which produces MTAGINNIQFLAMSAHRVGVLETLGDGPTDRRELCEATGASSPTVGRVLADFEERRWLVRDGTAYELTPLGEYVADRFLALRDAMEVEEKLRDVWQWLPVEMPGFSVDLFADAVVSYPGPGYPYEPVERLSQLIASTSSLRGFDNIVYKSSNLETACGAVLEGMTFEYVFTPEALKGMFAWNPEQIMEVTACENATVLVHDHLPDGDRCGLGVVDDRAGICCHDAETGALVAVIDTDAPEARDWAISVFEQVRAEATPVDPTAFESRVSS; this is translated from the coding sequence ATGACTGCGGGAATCAATAACATCCAGTTCCTGGCCATGTCGGCCCACCGCGTTGGTGTCCTCGAGACGCTGGGGGACGGACCAACAGACCGTCGAGAGCTGTGTGAGGCCACCGGCGCCTCCTCGCCGACCGTCGGACGGGTGCTCGCCGACTTCGAAGAGCGTAGGTGGCTCGTCAGAGACGGCACCGCGTACGAGTTGACCCCTCTCGGCGAGTACGTCGCCGACCGGTTCCTTGCTCTCCGGGACGCGATGGAGGTCGAGGAGAAGCTTCGCGATGTCTGGCAGTGGTTGCCGGTCGAGATGCCTGGGTTCTCCGTCGACCTCTTTGCCGACGCGGTGGTCTCCTACCCCGGGCCAGGTTACCCTTACGAGCCCGTCGAGCGTCTCAGCCAGCTCATCGCGTCGACCTCGTCGTTGCGCGGGTTCGACAACATCGTCTACAAGTCAAGCAACCTCGAGACAGCCTGCGGCGCAGTCCTTGAGGGAATGACGTTCGAATACGTGTTCACGCCCGAGGCCCTGAAGGGGATGTTCGCCTGGAACCCGGAACAGATCATGGAGGTCACCGCCTGCGAGAACGCGACCGTCCTCGTCCACGATCACCTCCCCGACGGCGACCGCTGCGGCCTCGGCGTCGTGGACGACCGGGCCGGCATCTGCTGCCATGACGCCGAGACTGGGGCGCTCGTGGCAGTCATCGACACGGACGCCCCGGAGGCCCGAGACTGGGCCATCTCGGTCTTCGAGCAGGTTCGCGCGGAGGCGACCCCGGTAGACCCCACCGCCTTCGAGTCCCGCGTGTCGTCGTAA
- a CDS encoding flavin-containing monooxygenase, with the protein MIEQRDTVIIGGGQAGLATGYYLQQHDQDFVILDASDRVGDAWRARWDSLRVFTPARYSSLPGMDFPGSPYAFPTKNEVADYLESYAQRFDLPVELGVRVDGLKRSGDGFLVTAGDRRIEADNVVVAMASFQVPKIPNFAAELSDDVVQLHTSEYRNPEQLQDGDVLVVGAGNSGAEIALDVAYEHETWLSGRDVGHVPFHIDSWVGRHLGAPFVMRVLFHRIFTTGTPVGRRIRPKVLSQGGPLVRTKPSDLTAAGVKRVPRTTGVRDGRPVVGDDDVLDVENVIWCTGFRPDFSWIDLPIFDGKEQPKEPVHVRGVVPDEPGLYFVGLFFLYAMTSGLFTGVGRDAEYVIDHLTSTTRQQEPRPSHTGSNGRTPTAVVGEFGVTPESENG; encoded by the coding sequence ATGATCGAACAACGCGATACCGTCATTATCGGTGGCGGCCAGGCCGGACTGGCGACCGGGTACTACCTGCAGCAGCACGACCAGGACTTCGTCATCCTCGACGCGAGCGACCGCGTCGGCGACGCATGGCGGGCCCGCTGGGACTCCCTCCGGGTGTTCACGCCCGCCCGTTACTCAAGCCTACCGGGGATGGACTTTCCGGGCTCACCGTACGCCTTTCCCACGAAGAACGAAGTGGCCGACTATCTGGAGTCCTACGCCCAGCGGTTCGACCTGCCCGTCGAACTCGGCGTCCGTGTGGACGGGCTGAAACGGAGCGGCGATGGCTTCCTCGTCACCGCGGGCGACCGGCGGATAGAGGCGGACAACGTCGTGGTGGCAATGGCGAGCTTCCAAGTCCCAAAGATCCCGAATTTCGCGGCGGAGCTCTCCGACGACGTCGTCCAGCTGCACACGAGCGAATACCGCAACCCCGAACAACTCCAGGACGGGGACGTACTCGTCGTCGGGGCGGGCAACTCCGGTGCCGAGATCGCCCTCGACGTCGCCTACGAGCACGAAACATGGCTGTCGGGCCGGGACGTCGGCCACGTGCCGTTCCACATCGACTCGTGGGTCGGCCGTCACCTCGGGGCCCCGTTCGTGATGCGCGTGCTCTTTCACCGGATCTTCACGACGGGGACGCCGGTCGGGCGCCGTATCCGCCCGAAGGTGCTCTCACAGGGCGGCCCGCTGGTGCGCACGAAGCCAAGTGACTTGACCGCCGCCGGCGTCAAGCGGGTGCCTCGTACGACCGGTGTCCGCGACGGTCGCCCCGTCGTCGGGGACGACGACGTTCTCGACGTCGAGAACGTCATCTGGTGCACTGGCTTCCGTCCTGACTTTTCGTGGATAGACCTCCCAATCTTCGACGGGAAGGAACAGCCCAAGGAACCCGTCCACGTGCGCGGCGTCGTCCCGGACGAGCCAGGATTGTACTTCGTGGGCCTATTCTTCCTGTACGCGATGACGTCGGGGCTGTTCACCGGCGTCGGCAGGGATGCAGAGTACGTCATTGACCACCTGACGTCGACAACGCGACAGCAGGAGCCTCGTCCGAGCCATACCGGATCGAATGGACGGACTCCTACAGCGGTCGTCGGTGAATTCGGTGTCACCCCCGAGTCTGAGAACGGCTAG